One Candidatus Woesearchaeota archaeon DNA segment encodes these proteins:
- a CDS encoding phosphotyrosine protein phosphatase: MKVLFVCNLNQNRSKTAEMLFKDRFATKSAGLYSGNLLTKSQILWADSIVVMEERQRSEIARRFPKEYLKKRIISWDIPDIFRYNDPELIGLLNNKVESLV; this comes from the coding sequence ATGAAGGTCCTTTTTGTTTGCAACCTGAATCAGAACAGAAGCAAAACAGCTGAGATGCTGTTCAAAGATAGATTTGCCACAAAATCTGCAGGCCTTTACAGTGGAAACCTGCTCACAAAAAGCCAAATTCTCTGGGCTGACTCAATTGTGGTTATGGAAGAAAGGCAGAGAAGTGAAATTGCCAGGAGATTCCCCAAGGAGTACCTTAAGAAAAGGATTATTTCCTGGGATATACCAGACATTTTCCGCTATAATGACCCAGAACTTATAGGGCTTCTAAACAACAAGGTCGAATCCTTAGTTTAG
- a CDS encoding MarC family protein, which produces MDSIFLNPALVLQIFVLLNPLSSFPILMSAFKRKMHVRKIAVGAVITAYVVALIIAMFGPVLFKVFGVSLDAFRIAGGIVLLLLGLSTIRPQKNGDREVTGVESTISIIATPMLTGPATISFITIKTYELGFSHLFFNITYAFIIVGLLFILFGFAISKINTTLIDISSRILGLFLTAVAIEMMAKGISGIIASLV; this is translated from the coding sequence ATGGATAGCATTTTCCTCAATCCTGCGCTCGTGCTTCAGATTTTTGTATTGTTGAATCCGTTGTCCTCCTTTCCGATTTTGATGTCTGCATTCAAGAGAAAAATGCACGTCCGCAAGATAGCTGTTGGCGCAGTCATCACGGCATATGTTGTTGCGCTGATAATCGCGATGTTCGGGCCTGTGCTTTTCAAGGTATTTGGCGTATCCCTCGATGCATTCCGTATTGCCGGCGGCATTGTCCTGCTCCTGCTTGGCCTTAGCACCATCAGGCCCCAGAAAAATGGGGACAGGGAAGTGACTGGTGTCGAAAGCACCATTTCTATCATTGCCACCCCGATGCTGACCGGCCCGGCAACCATATCTTTCATCACGATAAAGACTTATGAGCTTGGGTTTTCCCACCTTTTTTTCAACATAACTTATGCTTTCATAATAGTTGGGCTGTTGTTCATCCTGTTTGGCTTTGCAATCAGCAAGATTAACACGACTTTGATTGACATTAGCTCCAGGATACTTGGATTGTTCCTGACAGCTGTTGCCATTGAGATGATGGCCAAGGGCATTTCAGGCATTATTGCCAGCCTTGTCTAA
- a CDS encoding HAD family phosphatase: MEKRPTAIKGIIFDWGGVLYKSPAYTRDMYIARKLKLDFRSVQSAVAANYPGLGTGRLTIKEFWKRVAREIPNAPSLNFSWAKATRYNFPTIPAMHRLVASLRKKGYTVALLSNTERALVRIYAKKLRKMFDQVFFSCNLGLIKPDPRIYQLALKKLNISPSEAVFIDDKKECTDGAARIGIKTILYKSPRQVKRLLKACGVKF; this comes from the coding sequence ATGGAAAAAAGGCCAACTGCTATAAAAGGGATTATCTTTGACTGGGGAGGGGTGCTTTACAAATCCCCTGCATATACCAGGGACATGTATATTGCAAGGAAACTGAAATTGGATTTTCGCTCTGTGCAATCGGCCGTGGCTGCAAATTATCCTGGCCTCGGCACCGGCAGGCTGACAATTAAGGAGTTTTGGAAACGCGTTGCAAGAGAAATCCCAAATGCGCCCTCTCTGAATTTTTCATGGGCGAAGGCAACCAGATATAATTTTCCCACTATTCCTGCGATGCATAGACTTGTGGCAAGCCTAAGGAAAAAAGGATACACCGTGGCATTGCTCTCAAATACGGAAAGGGCCTTAGTTCGCATTTATGCAAAAAAACTCAGAAAAATGTTTGACCAGGTTTTCTTTTCATGCAATCTCGGCCTGATAAAGCCTGATCCGCGGATATATCAGCTGGCATTGAAAAAGCTGAACATAAGTCCATCAGAGGCTGTTTTTATCGATGACAAAAAGGAGTGCACTGATGGCGCAGCGAGAATTGGCATCAAAACCATTCTCTACAAGAGTCCGAGGCAGGTCAAAAGGCTGCTTAAGGCTTGTGGAGTAAAATTCTGA
- a CDS encoding DUF1297 domain-containing protein produces MIRHEDIKQVLAKYDKNNISIGVLGGHSALDISSGAKKLGFRTVAVCQRGREKTYSKYFRARDSRGIIDEIILVDKFSDITMPEVQEKLRKLNTIFIHNRYFWVYCKFEDIMNDFKVPIFGTRPMVRLEERHVPNNQYEILRQANIRIPKIFDSPEQIDRLAIVKVAEAARGYERAFFFVKDAQDFRKKSEDLIRNRVITKKALDLAVIEEYIVGAHINLNFFYSPLSDELELLGTDTRRQTNLDGILRLPAEEQLEVLKYMRPKYIETGHIAVTMKESLLEKAFGLGERFVAATKKASPPGIIGPFALQGAVIAEEGKEDFVIFDVSMRMPGSPGTKFTPYGEYLHRREISFGDRIAMEIKEAIKQGKIDSVCT; encoded by the coding sequence ATGATAAGGCATGAAGACATTAAGCAGGTTCTTGCAAAGTACGATAAAAATAACATCAGCATTGGCGTTCTTGGCGGGCACTCAGCCCTTGACATTTCCTCAGGGGCAAAAAAGCTCGGCTTCAGGACAGTGGCTGTTTGCCAGAGAGGAAGGGAAAAGACTTATTCAAAGTATTTCAGGGCGCGGGACAGCAGGGGAATCATCGACGAAATAATTCTTGTTGACAAGTTTTCCGACATAACAATGCCTGAAGTCCAGGAAAAGCTCCGGAAGCTCAACACAATTTTCATCCACAACAGGTATTTTTGGGTGTACTGCAAATTTGAGGATATTATGAATGACTTCAAGGTACCGATTTTCGGCACAAGGCCAATGGTAAGGCTCGAGGAGCGCCATGTGCCCAATAACCAGTATGAGATTCTGAGGCAGGCCAATATCAGGATTCCAAAAATATTTGACAGCCCGGAACAGATTGACAGGCTTGCAATCGTGAAGGTCGCAGAAGCGGCGAGAGGCTATGAAAGGGCATTCTTTTTTGTGAAGGATGCGCAGGACTTCAGGAAAAAGTCAGAAGACCTTATCAGGAACAGGGTGATAACCAAGAAAGCTCTTGACCTTGCGGTCATTGAGGAATACATTGTCGGCGCGCATATAAACCTGAATTTCTTCTATTCGCCGCTTTCAGATGAGCTTGAATTGCTGGGCACAGACACGAGAAGGCAGACAAATCTCGATGGCATTTTAAGGCTGCCTGCGGAAGAGCAGCTTGAAGTGCTCAAGTACATGAGGCCCAAATACATTGAGACTGGCCACATAGCAGTCACAATGAAGGAATCCCTTCTCGAAAAGGCATTTGGATTGGGGGAAAGGTTTGTGGCAGCGACCAAGAAGGCCAGCCCGCCTGGCATAATCGGGCCATTCGCCCTGCAGGGCGCGGTCATTGCCGAGGAAGGCAAAGAGGATTTCGTTATTTTTGACGTTTCCATGCGAATGCCTGGAAGCCCGGGGACAAAATTCACGCCCTATGGGGAATACCTGCATCGAAGGGAAATCAGCTTCGGCGACAGGATAGCAATGGAAATCAAGGAAGCGATAAAGCAGGGAAAAATTGATAGTGTATGCACATGA
- a CDS encoding formate--phosphoribosylaminoimidazolecarboxamide ligase, protein MVQKKSFKDYRIATLGSHSALQILKGARDEGFKNICICVKGKERPYKSFNVADEYIMLDSYKDFLKIVPQLEKKNAILVPHASFIEYVGMDNVKKLKLPYYGNKHVLDWEADRDMQRKWLKDAGIKIPKIFRDPRDIDRAVIVKFHGAAGGKGYFLAKDEKDFRAKIAQHPETRKYVIQEYIIGVPMYTHYFHSQLTNELEVMGFDVRYESNVDSIGRISARDQIALPKVDPSYVVVGNTPVVVRESLLPEIFEMGEKVVARSKKIAAPGLFGPFALEGVITPEMHFVIFEISARIVAGTNPYIMGSPYTQLRYKEPMSTGRRIAREIKTAIQQGRLKEVLG, encoded by the coding sequence ATGGTGCAGAAAAAGAGTTTTAAGGATTATAGGATAGCAACGCTTGGTTCTCATTCCGCCCTGCAGATCCTGAAAGGTGCCAGGGACGAAGGCTTCAAAAATATCTGCATCTGTGTCAAGGGCAAGGAAAGGCCGTACAAGTCATTCAATGTGGCTGATGAATACATCATGCTTGATTCTTACAAGGATTTCCTGAAAATAGTCCCGCAGCTTGAGAAAAAAAATGCAATCTTAGTCCCGCATGCGTCATTTATAGAATATGTCGGCATGGACAATGTGAAAAAGCTCAAGCTGCCATATTATGGGAACAAGCATGTGTTGGACTGGGAAGCTGACAGGGATATGCAGAGAAAATGGCTCAAGGACGCTGGAATCAAAATACCCAAGATTTTTCGCGACCCCAGGGACATTGACAGGGCGGTAATAGTCAAGTTCCACGGCGCGGCCGGAGGCAAGGGATATTTCCTGGCCAAGGATGAAAAGGATTTCAGGGCAAAAATAGCGCAGCACCCGGAAACAAGGAAATATGTTATCCAGGAATACATTATCGGCGTTCCAATGTACACCCATTATTTTCATTCGCAGCTGACCAATGAATTGGAAGTCATGGGGTTTGATGTAAGGTATGAAAGCAATGTGGATTCAATAGGCCGCATCTCGGCGAGAGACCAGATTGCCTTGCCCAAAGTCGACCCAAGCTATGTTGTTGTTGGGAACACGCCGGTTGTTGTCCGGGAAAGCCTTTTGCCCGAGATTTTCGAGATGGGGGAGAAAGTCGTTGCCCGTTCCAAGAAAATAGCCGCGCCCGGCCTGTTCGGGCCATTTGCGCTCGAAGGCGTCATCACCCCTGAAATGCATTTTGTCATATTTGAGATTTCGGCCAGGATTGTGGCTGGCACAAACCCCTATATCATGGGCTCCCCATACACTCAGCTTAGGTATAAGGAGCCAATGAGCACAGGAAGGAGGATTGCCAGGGAAATCAAGACAGCCATCCAGCAGGGCAGGCTAAAAGAGGTGCTGGGATGA
- a CDS encoding ribonuclease P — translation MKRAYKDKAAKFRKIALERIIILFGEAKNIFSYDPKLSDRYVFLARKIAMKYKVRLPNELKRKFCRRCHSFFMPGKNCRIRTHEGKVVYFCMKCKNIMRFPYVKERKARRKTRK, via the coding sequence ATGAAACGAGCATACAAAGACAAGGCCGCAAAATTCAGGAAAATCGCATTGGAAAGGATTATCATCCTATTTGGCGAGGCTAAAAATATATTCAGTTATGACCCAAAACTATCAGACCGCTATGTTTTCCTTGCCAGGAAAATCGCCATGAAATACAAGGTCAGGCTGCCCAACGAGCTCAAGCGAAAGTTCTGCAGAAGATGCCACAGCTTTTTCATGCCAGGCAAGAACTGCAGAATACGGACCCATGAAGGCAAGGTTGTCTATTTCTGCATGAAATGCAAGAACATCATGCGGTTTCCCTACGTGAAAGAGCGGAAGGCGAGAAGAAAGACAAGGAAATGA
- a CDS encoding phosphoglycerate kinase has translation MAFRTLEDFDFSGKRVLVRVGMDVPVDKEGNITNAKRIKEALPTLQYLLDHEAKQIVIINHMGRPKGRDDVHLNHDALAKSISEHLNIEVKKLDDCIDIDLPEDRVVLLENLRFHKEEAGNDEEFAEKLASYGDIFVNDAFSVSHRAQASVVGITKFIPSCAGLLLEREITVMGSALDNPARPFIVILGGAKISDKLELIQNLLPRVDRLLLGGAMIFTFYKSLGIEVGKSLVEDNMVTQVMELLGNKKIVLPDDIVVGDKFEESAEAKVVDVRGIGDWIGMDIGPKTVENYQKILANAKTVVWNGPMGVFEFEKFSHGTVGLAKYLAGLHGAAVIVGGGDSASAIEKTGLQDKFTHISTGGGASLEFLEGKDLPGIKALEENSENFEIG, from the coding sequence ATGGCTTTTCGCACTTTGGAGGATTTTGATTTTTCTGGCAAACGGGTCCTTGTAAGGGTTGGAATGGATGTGCCGGTTGACAAGGAAGGCAATATTACCAATGCCAAGAGAATAAAGGAGGCTCTGCCAACCCTGCAATATCTTTTGGACCATGAGGCAAAGCAAATAGTCATAATCAACCACATGGGAAGGCCCAAAGGCAGGGATGATGTGCACCTTAACCATGATGCCCTGGCTAAGAGCATCTCCGAGCACCTTAATATTGAAGTGAAGAAGCTGGATGACTGCATTGACATTGACCTTCCTGAAGACAGGGTTGTTCTGCTGGAAAACCTCAGGTTTCACAAGGAAGAGGCTGGCAATGATGAGGAGTTCGCAGAAAAGCTTGCAAGCTATGGCGATATATTTGTGAATGACGCCTTTTCTGTTTCGCACAGGGCCCAGGCAAGCGTGGTTGGCATCACAAAATTCATCCCATCATGCGCCGGATTGCTGTTGGAGAGAGAGATCACAGTGATGGGCAGTGCATTGGACAACCCGGCAAGGCCGTTCATTGTCATCCTTGGCGGGGCAAAAATTTCAGACAAGCTGGAATTGATCCAAAACCTTTTGCCGCGCGTTGACAGGCTCCTGCTTGGCGGTGCCATGATATTCACTTTCTACAAGTCATTGGGCATTGAAGTTGGCAAAAGCCTGGTTGAGGACAATATGGTTACCCAGGTCATGGAGCTGCTTGGCAACAAAAAAATAGTGCTTCCCGATGATATTGTTGTTGGAGACAAATTTGAGGAAAGCGCGGAAGCCAAGGTTGTTGATGTCAGGGGAATCGGCGATTGGATTGGGATGGACATTGGCCCAAAGACTGTTGAAAATTACCAAAAAATCCTGGCAAATGCAAAAACAGTTGTATGGAACGGGCCAATGGGAGTATTCGAATTCGAAAAGTTTTCCCACGGCACAGTTGGCCTTGCAAAATACCTGGCAGGGCTTCACGGCGCAGCAGTCATTGTTGGCGGCGGAGACAGCGCATCAGCCATTGAGAAAACCGGATTGCAGGACAAATTCACGCATATTTCAACTGGAGGCGGCGCATCGCTTGAGTTTCTTGAAGGAAAGGACCTCCCGGGCATAAAAGCTCTTGAAGAAAATTCTGAAAATTTTGAAATTGGTTGA
- a CDS encoding BatA and WFA domain-containing protein codes for MADVSAITSFFAGLHLEKYFLNPSGLYAVLAVLPLIVFYLIRPKPKDKVIPSLMFILTKDEAFLDNTFFRKLLNELLFFLQLFTLLILASAAGMPYMYAQKDVTAEDTVLVMDISGSMKTLSGARMRIDVAKEKISGYLTDRNTIVFASDIPELVLKGGSRGDASKLLGQATAKDTATNLGDAIFFAADQLENKKGRIIVMSDFINSETDPLSAKKVLESKEIKVDFVDVGGAASNVGIIDLTLDEKNSVVFIKNYKDSDEHMTVSLSGVEQPLTVKGKSVGSLSFPLPSGDSTLKISTKDDFETDNTAYISAPDAQKTKVLFISNLNQKTNLYYAFAANPNNEIDTAVPPIVPNVNHDIYILQGVSKELLLPETMRKISEGLQTGAVLIIVGQQDISDFDLQGFMPVDLSPQNGEGYVKVEQFNSFTKDVDFGHVVYNHRAVPKQGAVAIATSDTDNSTLIAYSTQKDGKVIFYNVDDDKSEFKSSLTYPLFWNNMISSLINMDTLQTLNYRTGQTLAGKRLETAGFVQVGGRNIAVNLLNDKESDVGKAIDETELGGATDELTFRALSQIPLDAYFVVAAIIFLFLEFLYIKIRGDL; via the coding sequence ATGGCAGATGTGAGCGCAATAACCAGCTTTTTTGCAGGGCTGCACCTGGAGAAATATTTTCTTAACCCCTCAGGGCTTTATGCCGTGCTGGCTGTGCTTCCGCTCATAGTATTCTACCTTATCAGGCCAAAGCCAAAAGACAAGGTCATTCCCTCTTTAATGTTTATCCTCACAAAGGATGAGGCATTCCTTGACAATACCTTTTTCCGCAAGTTGCTGAATGAACTGCTCTTCTTTTTGCAGCTTTTCACTTTACTCATCCTCGCTTCTGCCGCGGGCATGCCATATATGTATGCGCAGAAGGATGTAACTGCAGAGGACACTGTGCTTGTCATGGACATCTCCGGCAGCATGAAGACACTTTCAGGCGCACGAATGCGCATTGATGTTGCCAAGGAAAAAATCTCAGGCTATTTGACAGACAGGAACACCATTGTATTCGCATCTGACATCCCTGAGCTTGTGCTGAAAGGAGGGTCGCGAGGGGATGCGAGCAAGCTGCTCGGCCAGGCAACAGCAAAAGACACAGCAACCAACCTTGGCGATGCCATATTCTTTGCAGCAGACCAGCTGGAGAATAAAAAAGGCAGGATAATAGTGATGAGCGATTTCATAAACAGCGAAACTGACCCATTGTCTGCCAAAAAGGTCCTGGAATCCAAGGAAATCAAGGTTGATTTTGTGGACGTCGGGGGAGCGGCAAGCAATGTGGGCATAATCGACCTGACGCTCGATGAAAAAAATTCTGTGGTCTTTATCAAGAACTACAAGGATTCAGATGAGCACATGACCGTAAGCCTTAGCGGCGTAGAACAGCCCTTGACCGTCAAGGGAAAATCAGTTGGCAGCCTTTCCTTTCCGCTTCCGTCAGGCGACAGCACTCTCAAAATATCCACCAAGGATGACTTTGAAACAGACAACACCGCATATATAAGCGCGCCTGATGCGCAGAAAACAAAAGTCCTGTTCATCTCAAACCTGAACCAGAAGACGAACCTGTATTACGCATTTGCCGCCAATCCCAACAACGAAATTGACACTGCAGTCCCGCCAATTGTCCCAAATGTCAATCATGATATCTACATATTGCAGGGTGTCAGCAAGGAGCTTCTGCTACCGGAAACCATGAGGAAAATCTCAGAAGGGCTGCAAACTGGCGCAGTCTTGATCATAGTGGGCCAGCAGGATATCTCTGACTTTGATTTGCAGGGTTTCATGCCAGTTGACCTTTCCCCGCAGAACGGGGAGGGATATGTCAAGGTTGAGCAGTTCAACAGCTTTACAAAGGATGTGGATTTTGGCCATGTGGTGTACAATCATCGCGCCGTCCCCAAGCAGGGCGCAGTTGCCATTGCAACATCAGACACCGACAATTCAACATTGATTGCATATTCAACCCAGAAGGACGGAAAAGTCATATTTTACAACGTTGATGATGACAAGTCCGAGTTCAAGTCCTCGCTGACTTACCCCCTGTTCTGGAACAATATGATTTCCTCATTAATCAACATGGACACTTTGCAAACCCTGAATTATCGCACAGGGCAGACGCTTGCAGGCAAGCGGCTGGAAACAGCAGGGTTTGTGCAGGTTGGTGGAAGAAACATAGCGGTCAATCTGCTCAATGACAAGGAGTCAGATGTTGGCAAGGCCATAGATGAAACTGAGCTTGGCGGCGCAACAGATGAGCTGACTTTCAGGGCATTGTCCCAAATACCTCTTGATGCCTACTTTGTGGTTGCGGCCATTATCTTCCTTTTCCTTGAATTCCTTTACATAAAAATCAGGGGTGACCTGTAA
- a CDS encoding VWA domain-containing protein, whose product MPFDEMFGLFTGYWNSILLYGVEFEHPERLWYLVPIMLIFVFFLRKSFVLLQEKNKVKDVKVQRRMWIYRILIFISRTIIFLLLVIALAGPILNVKEKIFGERSITIIVDKSDSMQLYDTSFVPGLQAELEQQIPVKVATVGSGSRSNIGDGILTNLGKNRNILLVTDGNANAGSDIGDAALLASDLNASISSIQILPAENDYSITIDGPSKVLSHSEAEYLITVKSSKGFAENFEPKVTIDGQPYPGKITTEDETKIMAIRPKLDDGQHRIEASIAVDDYFPINNKYYKTVKSVPKPKVLLLSKKTSPLEQIFTKLYDVEKMDRLPAKLDEFYTVVINDMPATSFTSSEIQRLGDFVNDGNGLVVFGGDNSFEYGKYKGSDLLSLLPVNIGAGEKQPRPDLNAVVIIDVSEGQEGFDSLGLSKAHSLNVMDQFRLNDNVGVVAFAEQYYTVSGMNKMTPDHIADIQDKIQRLKFYPASSCSNVRTCSNIVAGITGATKLLEGVSGKKWIFLYSDGQYFDYLTGSYLDYAVELLEKQNIVLYSTMTTKTKLGDITYTFEGAERALRVLAERTGGIYFPPSDSDRMRLLFGKQEQKETSEEGDTRSIMVLNRYHFITEAIDPTAKITGYNQIIPKANARLLMTTSLGEPLLAVWRYGLGRVAVLGTDDGTAWAGQILNQDNSMLISRIMNWGIGDPERKLDYYTQIADGIEGEQNEILVKSSKYPVAEGLDFYKIEENVYSATFKPEQLGFGTLANNIYATNYRPEYTELRLNPQLEDVALASEGKLFKPGDAQGIIDFVSKRSERVDIQKKKVSWPFIVAAMILFLIEVLARRVEEQTRKD is encoded by the coding sequence ATGCCTTTTGATGAAATGTTCGGGCTGTTTACAGGCTACTGGAACAGCATACTGCTTTATGGCGTGGAATTCGAGCACCCGGAAAGGCTGTGGTACCTTGTCCCGATAATGCTGATCTTCGTGTTTTTCCTTAGGAAGTCTTTTGTGCTCCTCCAGGAAAAAAACAAGGTAAAGGATGTAAAGGTCCAGCGCAGGATGTGGATTTACAGGATTCTGATATTCATCAGCAGGACAATAATCTTCCTCCTGCTTGTAATTGCCCTTGCCGGCCCAATACTCAATGTAAAGGAGAAAATCTTTGGCGAAAGGAGCATCACAATAATTGTGGACAAGTCAGATTCAATGCAGCTGTATGACACTTCATTCGTGCCAGGCCTGCAAGCTGAGCTGGAACAGCAGATTCCGGTTAAGGTGGCCACAGTAGGCTCGGGCTCGAGGTCAAACATAGGGGATGGCATACTGACCAATCTCGGCAAGAACAGGAACATCCTGCTGGTAACAGATGGAAATGCCAATGCCGGCTCGGACATTGGCGATGCAGCTCTCCTGGCCTCTGACTTAAATGCAAGCATAAGCAGCATACAAATACTTCCTGCAGAAAATGATTATTCAATTACAATTGACGGGCCAAGCAAGGTTCTATCGCATTCAGAAGCTGAATACCTGATTACTGTCAAATCTTCAAAGGGATTTGCTGAGAATTTTGAGCCAAAGGTCACAATAGACGGCCAGCCCTATCCAGGCAAAATTACAACTGAGGACGAAACCAAAATCATGGCAATCAGGCCAAAACTGGATGATGGCCAGCACAGGATTGAAGCATCCATAGCAGTGGATGATTATTTCCCAATCAACAACAAGTACTACAAAACAGTCAAATCCGTCCCCAAGCCAAAGGTCCTGCTTTTGTCCAAAAAGACATCGCCTCTTGAGCAAATATTCACGAAGCTGTACGATGTTGAAAAGATGGACAGGCTGCCTGCAAAGCTGGATGAATTCTATACTGTGGTTATCAATGACATGCCGGCCACATCATTTACCTCATCAGAAATACAAAGGCTCGGTGATTTTGTCAATGATGGCAACGGGCTTGTCGTGTTCGGAGGCGACAACAGCTTTGAATATGGCAAGTACAAGGGAAGCGACCTGCTGTCCCTGCTTCCGGTTAACATAGGAGCTGGCGAAAAGCAGCCTCGCCCAGACCTCAATGCAGTTGTCATCATTGATGTTTCAGAAGGCCAGGAAGGCTTTGATTCGCTTGGCCTGTCCAAGGCGCATTCTCTCAATGTCATGGACCAGTTCAGGCTCAATGACAATGTCGGCGTTGTTGCCTTTGCTGAGCAGTATTACACAGTGTCAGGCATGAACAAGATGACACCTGACCACATAGCTGATATCCAGGACAAGATACAGAGGCTCAAGTTTTACCCTGCATCAAGCTGCTCAAATGTCAGGACGTGCAGCAATATTGTGGCAGGCATAACCGGCGCAACAAAGCTTCTGGAGGGCGTAAGCGGCAAGAAATGGATTTTCCTGTACAGCGATGGCCAATACTTTGACTATCTCACTGGCTCATACCTGGATTATGCTGTCGAACTGCTGGAAAAGCAGAACATTGTGCTTTATTCCACAATGACAACCAAGACAAAACTGGGCGATATAACCTACACATTTGAAGGTGCTGAAAGGGCGCTTCGGGTTTTGGCAGAAAGGACAGGCGGAATCTATTTCCCTCCGTCAGATTCTGACAGGATGAGGCTTTTGTTTGGAAAGCAGGAGCAAAAAGAAACAAGCGAGGAAGGCGACACAAGAAGCATTATGGTCCTCAACAGGTATCATTTCATCACAGAAGCCATTGACCCAACTGCAAAAATCACCGGCTATAACCAAATAATCCCGAAAGCCAATGCAAGGCTTCTTATGACAACAAGCCTGGGCGAGCCGCTGCTTGCGGTATGGAGATATGGACTTGGGAGGGTTGCCGTGCTGGGGACAGATGACGGCACTGCCTGGGCTGGCCAAATCCTCAACCAGGACAATTCAATGCTCATATCAAGAATCATGAACTGGGGCATCGGGGACCCAGAAAGAAAGCTGGATTATTACACGCAGATAGCAGATGGCATTGAAGGCGAGCAGAATGAAATCCTGGTCAAGTCATCCAAATACCCTGTTGCAGAAGGCCTTGATTTCTACAAGATTGAGGAGAATGTCTATTCTGCAACCTTTAAGCCAGAGCAGCTTGGCTTTGGGACCCTGGCGAACAATATATATGCAACAAATTACAGGCCGGAGTATACTGAGCTCAGGCTCAACCCCCAGCTTGAGGACGTGGCGCTGGCCAGCGAAGGAAAATTATTTAAACCCGGCGACGCACAGGGAATCATAGATTTCGTCAGCAAACGGAGCGAAAGGGTTGACATACAGAAGAAGAAAGTATCCTGGCCATTTATTGTGGCCGCAATGATCTTATTTTTGATTGAAGTCCTAGCGAGAAGAGTGGAGGAGCAGACAAGAAAGGACTGA
- a CDS encoding MoxR family ATPase — MTDKDLERVKNIDKLKDTFKSVHGEISKIIVGQTEVVDQVLIAILCDANALLESYPGLGKTLTISTISKVLDLKFKRIQSTPDLMPSDITGTYVIEDNNGKKVFKFQPGPIFANIVLADELNRATPKTQSALLEAMQEKQVTVGNQTFPLERPFFVLATQNPIEQEGTYPLPEAQTDRFLLKIKVDYPSYDEEIEIVERYTKDIEMPSVKPLLSKNSLLLLQNLTRQVPIANDIKKRAVDIVTNTRKWKEAIEYGASPRASIGLILAAKARALLDGRKFVSQNDIEAMAYPVLRHRLILNFETERQGKTTDDIIKDLIEKKR; from the coding sequence ATGACAGACAAGGATCTGGAAAGGGTAAAGAACATAGACAAGCTCAAGGATACATTCAAAAGTGTCCATGGCGAGATTTCGAAAATCATTGTCGGGCAGACTGAAGTGGTGGACCAGGTACTGATAGCCATCCTGTGCGACGCCAATGCGCTGCTGGAGAGCTACCCTGGCCTGGGGAAAACCCTGACAATCAGCACAATTTCAAAGGTGCTGGACCTCAAGTTCAAGAGAATCCAATCCACGCCTGACCTGATGCCATCGGATATCACAGGAACCTATGTTATCGAGGACAACAATGGCAAAAAAGTCTTCAAGTTCCAGCCGGGCCCGATTTTTGCGAACATAGTGCTGGCAGACGAGCTGAACAGGGCAACGCCAAAAACACAGTCAGCCCTGCTTGAAGCAATGCAGGAAAAGCAGGTGACAGTCGGCAACCAGACTTTCCCCCTGGAAAGGCCGTTCTTTGTGCTTGCAACGCAAAACCCGATTGAGCAGGAAGGCACGTATCCCCTGCCCGAAGCGCAGACAGACAGGTTCTTGCTCAAGATTAAAGTCGATTATCCCTCATATGACGAGGAAATTGAGATTGTTGAAAGGTACACAAAAGACATTGAAATGCCAAGTGTCAAGCCATTGCTGAGCAAGAATTCCCTTTTGCTTCTTCAGAACCTGACAAGGCAGGTGCCGATTGCCAATGACATCAAGAAAAGGGCAGTTGACATTGTGACAAACACAAGAAAGTGGAAGGAAGCAATTGAGTACGGCGCGTCGCCAAGGGCATCCATTGGGCTGATACTCGCGGCAAAGGCAAGGGCATTGCTGGACGGCAGGAAATTCGTCAGCCAGAATGACATTGAGGCAATGGCCTATCCGGTGCTGAGGCACAGGTTAATCCTGAACTTTGAAACCGAAAGGCAAGGCAAGACAACAGATGACATTATCAAGGACCTGATTGAGAAAAAAAGGTAA